The following is a genomic window from Butyricimonas faecihominis.
CACAGGTAATGTAGAAACTCGTAATCATTACGAGGATTTGATTATCCGGATTAAAGAGGCGTTGAATATGAGATGATTTTACACCTTATAACATACAAATTAAATAAGTTAGCATGAAGAAAAGTTTATTATTGATTGCGTTATTGTGTCCGCTTTGGCTGTTTGCCCAAAGCGAGAGCGACTATCGTACGATCAAAGGAGTTGTGATGGACTCCGTGACGAACGAGACTTTGATTGGAGCTACGGTAATGATTGACCCGGATGCGGCAGAGGTTAAGAATCTCGGCCCCAAGGGTACGATTACTGATTTTGACGGAAAGTTTGAATTGAAAGTGCCGAAAGCGGTGAAATATGTGGTGGTTAGTTTTGTCGGTTATAAAAATGCGAAACTGGACGTGACGAAGACCACGGAATTTAAGGTTATGTTGCAACCGGACCAGGAGCAGTTGACCGAGGTGGTGGTGACGGGTTACCAACAGATCGAGAAACGTAAATCGACATCGGCAATTCAGACCGTAAAGATGGATGATATAAAGAGCATCGGTGTTGCTAGTATTGATCAATTGTTAGAAGGACAGGTTGCCGGAATGACATCTATCCCCACGAATGGAGCCCCGGGAGCCCCGAATAAGATGCGTATTCGTAGTACGGTTTCTTTGACGGGGAGTACAGACCCGCTTTGGGTGTTGGATGGAATGATTTTGGAAGGGAATGATATTCCGGCAAATTTCAGTGATAAAGATAATATTGATAATCTTTATAATACTTCAATTGCAGGAGTGAATCCGGCGGATATAGAGAGCATCACAATTTTGAAAGATGCTGCAGCTACAGCTATTTATGGTGCGAAGGCGGCTAACGGAGTTATTGTTGTAACTACAAAAAAAGGAGCTACTGGGAAGATGCGGGTAAATGCTTCTGCCGCAATGTTTATAACAACAAAACCTGATTTAGGGAAATTGAATTTAATGAATGCGTCTGAGAAAGTTGACTTCGAGCTAGGAATGGCTGGTATTTCGGATTTAACTTACAAAACAGATAAGGGTAGCGTTGCTAGGATTTTGAGTGAATTCGATCAATTGGATGTATTTAGAACAGGTGGATTCGATGCAATATCTTTAGATGCTCAGAAGGCGATTAATAATTTGAGAAATACAGGTAGTGATTGGGGCGATTTATTATACCAAAGTGCCGTGAATCAGCAATATAATCTGAGTCTATCGGGAGGATCTGAAAAAGCACGTTACTATGTTTCAGCCGGGTATTATAATGAGCAGGGAACGACTATAGGAACTAGTTTCGAACGTTTCAATGCAACCATGAAGACAGACTTTGATCTTCTTGATAATTTGAAGTTAGGAGTTTCTTTCTTTTTAACTCAAAGTACAAGGAAGAGTTATATAACAGATCTGGATGCTTACACGAATCCGTCTCAATATTCTCGTACCGTGAATCCTTATTTGAATGTAAAGGATGAAGATGGACGTTATATATATGATCAGGATATAGATGGACTAAATGAAGCGTATATTCAATTCAATATTTTAGAAGAGAGGAAGAATACAGATTATTCTTTGAAAAACTTAGCCATAAAACCCATGTTAACATTGGAGTATAAACCGGTTTCTTGGTTACGTTTGTCCACGCAATTTGGTATGCAACTGGAAAATTCAAAAACGGAGAAGTTTGCAGATCAAGATTCGTACTATGTTAGAAAATATAGACAATATACTGAATATGGTAGTTATAATAATAAAAAGTATTTCTTGCCTGATGGCGGCATAATTCAGAACTGGGATGATGAGATGTCACAATACCAGTGGAAACTGCAAGGGGAGTTTAATAAAGTTTTTAACGAACTACATTCGGTAGATGTGATGGCCGGAATGGAAATGCGTGGGAATAAGAGTACGCAGATACATACAAAGGGATTTGGATTTGATTCTAGGGCGTTGACAACGAAACCATTAATTATTCCAGAAAGTGTAAGTTCTGCCAATGATGCAAAATTCAAGCAATATCAAAAAACAGAGAATGAGAACCGTTATCTTTCATACTATATGACAGCGTCTTATTCTTACGATAATCGTTATACGGTATTCGGAAGTATGCGTTTTGATGGTTCCAATTTGTTTGGTGTTGCGAAGAAATACAAATATCTTCCTCTTTGGGCGCTTTCTGCCGCTTGGAATATTAACCGGGAAGAGTTCATGCAAAATGCTGATTGGCTGACAAATTTGAAATTGCGTGTTTCTTATGGATTGCAGGGTAATGTAGATAAGAATACCTCACCTTATGTTGTTGGTACTTGGAATAACACGTCGATATTGCCAGGAGTTGATGAACCTATTATAAATGTGACATCACCTCCCAATCAGAATTTGCGTTGGGAAAAGACTAAGAACTGGAATGTCGGTTTAGATATGGGAGTTTTGAATAATCGTATTTCTTTCAGCGTGGATGGATATTACCGGAAGAGCGAGGATTTGATTGGAACGAGATCATTGCCACAGGAAAACGGATTCCAATTTTCCACGGTGAACTGGGCTGAAGTTACGAATAAGGGATTTGAATTCTCTTTGTCGACGGTGAACGTTCGTACAAAAGATTTCCGTTGGGTGATGGATTTTAATATCGCGCACAACGTAAGTAATGTGGATAAAATTAATGTCAGAGATGACTCGTGGACTCCATCTATCGAGGGACATTCTATCGGGGCTTTGTTTAAGTTGAACACGGCAGGATTGGATGAGAATGGGTTACAAATGTTCTGGAAGAATGGAGAAAAAGTATCATACGTGGATTTCTATGGTTTGGTTGATGATATCGGGTGGGGATATGGAACGAGATCAACACTGACGAACGAGGAAATTCGTAATCTATATACTTATGCAGGAACATCGGAACCCAAGTTTACGGGAGGTTTTATTAATCGTTTCTATTATAAAAATTTTGATTTAACGATTAGTTCTAGCTTTATTATAAAACAGACTATGCAGGAAACTCCATTCTATCGTCCGGCAGAAATGTCGCCAGGATCGAATTATTCTAAAAGAGCTGCAGATATTTGGTCTCCTTCTAATCCTTCGGGTAAATATCCGAAGCTAGTGAGTGGATCAATGGAAGATGTTGAATCTGTGATGGCTTATGTGTGGATGAATATTGGAGATTCCGGTAACTCGTTTAAAAATTACGATTATTGGTTCAAGGATATGAGTTATTGGAGAATAAGTAGTATTCGTCTAGGTTATACATTACCTTCTGAGATTGCAAAGAAGCTACATTTAGGTGCTGCAAGAATTAGTTTTGAAGCACGGAATCCTTTTGTGGTCGCAACGAGTTATAAAGGGTATTTTGATCCGGAAACTTGGGGGAATATTTATACTCAGCCTCTACCGAAAACATTTTCATGTGGTATAGATCTTACATTTTAATTAAAACTAGACAATGATGAAAATAAAGAATATATTTTATATCATATCGTTCGTTCTACTATCCTCGTGTAATTACCTGGATGTAGAACCAACAGGAAAAGTGATCCCGGAAAAAGTGACGGAATTTAGGGCAATGATGACGTCTGCATATAGTAAGTTTCCTAATTATAAACATTTGCTGAGTTTACGTGCGGATGAAACATTTCCTTTTACGGGAGAATACAGTGCATATGATCGGTTTGTTGATTTTGCTATTTGGAATGATAATTCTCCCAGTATGACGGAAACTTATCCTTGGGTGACGTTGTATAATACCATTTTTTACACGAATAGCGTGATAGATGATGTGATGAGTTCGGAGGTGGATACTTATGATGACACGAAAGAGCAAATAAAAGCAGAAGCTTTATTATTACGAGCCTATGCACATTTTGAATTATTGAATTTGTATGCAGTTCCCTATAATGCTTCAACAGCGGCATCCGATAAGGGGATTCCAATATCAACGAGAATTGATATAGAACAGGATTTTGTTCGGGCAACGGTAGAAGACGTGTACACGCAAATCTTGTCTGATATAGAAGAAGGACGTGGTTTACTACAAGTTGATGAGCAACCGGTAAGTGTAAAATATCGTTTCTCGAAGGAATCAGGTTTGGCTTTGGAGGCTCGGGTTCGGTTGTACCGTGCAGAATGGGATAAGGCTTTAGCTTTGGCCGAGGAATTGATACCAACGTGTCAGTTGGAGGATTTGAATGATGCTGCAGCGACTTCTCCTTATGATGTGTCTTCTAAAGAGGCAATATTGGCATTGGAAAGAGTTGTTAGCCATGATTTAGCAACCGAGACTTATATTTTACCTGCGTTGAAAAATCAATATAATCTGGAGGAAGATTTACGTGTAAGTCGTTACTTTACATCGAATGGAGATGATCTTGTTCCGAACAAATGTAATGGAGATAACATGAAAGTAACATTCCGTAGTGGTGAGATTTATTTGATTGCTGCAGAAGCTGCCGCTCATGTGAATGGGAAATTGGATCTCGCTAAAACTCGATTAAAAGAGTTAGTAAAGAACAGGTTGACTCCTGCATATTATTCTCGGAAAGCCTCTGAAATTGATGGAATGGGACAAGAGGAGTTAATAAATGAAATAGCAAATGAGAGGGCTCGAGAATTGGCTTTAGAAGGACATCGGTGGTATGATTTGCGTAGAACAACACGTCCTGAGATTGTAAAGACATATACGAATCAAGAAGGGAAGACGGAGACTAAGACGTTGGGGAAAGATGATCCCCGTTATACGATCTCATTCCCGTTGGAGGCTACAACAAATAACCCGAATTTAAGAGACTAATTTGTATGTTACTAGGTTGATCTAGTAGTTGGAAGGCCGTGGGGGTGGTTCCCCACGGCTATTTTTATTGTTTCATGAATTATTTTCGTTATTTTTGTGAATACTGAAATGATGGATGAAAGAATCCGGAGAAAGTATTGATAAAAATAGCCTATGAATGCAATTATAATTGAAGATGAATATCTTGCAGCGGCAGAGTTGGAACGGTTGTTGGGAGAGGTAGCCCCGGAGATCACGATATTGACGAAACTGGATTCGGTGAGCGAGAGTGTGAAATGGTTGAAGAAGAATAAGGCCGATGTGATTTTCATGGATATTCATCTGGGGGACGGGCAGAGTTTTGATATTTTCGAGCAGGTGGAGATCACGGTACCGGTTATTTTTATCACGGCTTATGATGAATATGCGCTCAAGGCATTCAAATATCAGGGGATTGATTATATATTAAAGCCTTTTGATAAAGAGGAATTACAGCAAGCATTGAATAAACTGGAATCGCTTTCCCCGGTAAATGCTCCTTTCCCCGTGGCATCGTTGACCGTGTATCAGGAGCGTTTTCTGGTTACCGTGGGGACGAAGATGAAATCCGTAACGGTGGGGGATGTTGCCTATTTCATGGCGGATGGGAAATATCTGGTACTTTTCACCCGTGACGGGCAAAATTATATTTTGGATCAAACGATCAGTGGTATAGAGACGAAATTGAATCCGGCACAGTTTTTCAAGATCAATAGGAAATTTATTATCAGCTATAATTCGATCAAGGAAATGGTGAAATACTCCAATAGTAGAATCAAGATCGTGTTAACCCCGGCGCCTCCTGCCGGAATTGAGGCAATCGTGAGTTCCGAGAGGATTCAAGAGTTTAAGCAATGGCTGAATCAATGAAGTAAAACTTATAAACTAAAGACGTGCCAAAAGTTCCTTTTGACACGTCTCCCTATTGATTACCTAGTTGTTTAACCTGTTTAATTTCCCATAAAGACGATACCTACGCTGATCGTGAAGTTTTGCATGGCTTCCACTTTCCCGGATTTGGTTCCGTAGGTGTATTTAGCCCCGATGTTGAATGCAAATTGGTCATTGACGGGGATAATGGTACCTATTTCGGGTGCGAAAGCGAATTGCCATCTTGCGTTCGTGGCAGTGAATTGTCCCAGATCGGTTTTTAGTTCTGTCCAACTGGTACCTAATCCGAGTCCTAGGTAAGGTCTGAACATGGTGTTTTGATCTGTCAGCCAGTAACGTCCCATCACCATGATGGGTACCGTGTTGATGTAGCGGTATTGATAACCGGTGATCGTGTGAATATCTTTGCTACCTTTGAACAGGAAGTCTCCCGTTAATTTACCTTTGTCCTTGTAGAACGTGTTCCAACCGATCATACCCCCGATAGAGAATTTCTCGTTTAGGAAATGATGGTATTCAAGATCCATACCTCGGAAACTCATTTTGCCGGCATAGTCATTCATTTTTCCAAGTGGAACAGACATCTGGTAGTTTAAGTTCAGCATTTGTCCTTTTACTAATGGGCTAAGCCCGAATAGTATGAGCGATATAATTAATAACTTTCTCATAATCATTTAAATTTAAAATTGACAATTAATGATCTATCCTACTATTTTTTCAAGTACGGTGACTGGATGAAACACTGGTCAATCGTCGTTTCCATTCTGTCAATAATAGATTGTTTTGATCCTTGTAACAAACCGTCGGCGATGCCGCTCCAGAGTACAGGAACTTTCTTGGTTGAGCTGGCTTCCTGATTGGTCGCGATCATGTCGATCACGATGGAACCGCTTCTGTAAGAATATACTGTTACCGGGTACCACGGGTATGAAGGCCCCCAACCCGGACCCCATGTCGGACCCCAGATCCAGTTCCAGCCCGGATACCAACCCCAGTAGTTATACCAGTAGTCAGAGCCATAATAGTAGTTCACGTTAGAGAAAGCTGATACGGTGACAATGAAACTCGGTTGTTGATCTTCCTCGCTAGTCGGTTCGATGTACGAGTATCCGAGTTGGGTAAAATTGTCTTTTACCAGTTGTAAGATTTGGGCATCGAATTCGTGGTTCGGAGTTTCTCCTTTTGCCACGAAATAAACAATAGTGTCGGGGAGCGAGAATGTGGTGTACTTGGTGAAGTCCGCATTTTTGTCATAATTCGTTATGGCAACGTCCATCTCCTCCACGTTGTCAGCGCCTCCGGGATAGCATGATACCAGAAACTGTGCAAACAGCCCGATGAATGATAAAAATAATAAACGTTTCATACTGTGTTAGTTTTAGTTTAACAATTGTTGCTAATATATTTATCTACAACGAGATAATCATTACAAGCGATGAATGTCAAGTTTTGCTCACTTGTGAGGTTTTATACGCCGACTTGGGCGATAGGTTTCAGCTACACGATTATTTTTTTTCGTGAACCTGTTCTGTGTTAATCCGGTAGTATGAATTTTTAGAGGCTATTCGGGTTCCGTGCTTAGGATAAGGCGGTAGTTGTGATCTTTGGCGATATTCATCACTTTCACGATTTGTTCCAAGGGAACAGATTTATCTGCTTGAAGAGAGATACACGGATCTTCCAATTCCCGTAGTTCTTCCACGAGGCGGCGCTCCAGCATGGAGAAAGGGATTACTTTTTCGTTCAAGTAGAACGTGTAGTTTTTGTCGATAGACACGACCGTGACAGGTTTGTCCGAAGTTTGATTCGTGCTTTTGGGTAATAATAATTTCAATGCGTTGGGATTGATCAACGTCGAGGATATCATGAAGAATAGCAACAATAGGAAGAATATGTCGGTCATGGACGACATGTTGAAATTCGGGTTGATCTTGCTTTTACGTTTTATGGCCATGACGAAATAATTGAAAATTGAGAATTGAAAATTATTTTTTGGGACGGAGGTATTCGATAAGTTCAGAGGAGTAGTGTTCCATGCGGAAAACGATTTTGTCAACACGGGCAACCAAAAAATTGTAGGCCAGTTGGCCGATGATTCCGACGATCAACCCGGCCACGGTGGTGATCATGGCGGTGTAGATACCCCGGGAGAGAAGACCAATGTCGATGCTGTTTCCGGCCATGGACATATCGTAAAAAGATTGTACCATCCCGACCACGGTTCCCAAGAATCCGATCATGGGAGCGGTTCCGGCACAAGTGGCTAGGGTCGGAAGACCTCGTTCCAAGTTGGCGACCTCGTAATTGGCCGTGTCTTCCATGGCCTGACGAATTTCTTGTGGGTCTTCGTTGCTTATTTTGATTCCCTTGGCGATAGTGTGTGCCAGTGGCGAGCCTTCTTTTTCACATTCTTCGAGCGCAGCACGTGTGTTTCCGGTTTTCAAGGTTTC
Proteins encoded in this region:
- a CDS encoding DUF4136 domain-containing protein; this translates as MKRLLFLSFIGLFAQFLVSCYPGGADNVEEMDVAITNYDKNADFTKYTTFSLPDTIVYFVAKGETPNHEFDAQILQLVKDNFTQLGYSYIEPTSEEDQQPSFIVTVSAFSNVNYYYGSDYWYNYWGWYPGWNWIWGPTWGPGWGPSYPWYPVTVYSYRSGSIVIDMIATNQEASSTKKVPVLWSGIADGLLQGSKQSIIDRMETTIDQCFIQSPYLKK
- a CDS encoding outer membrane beta-barrel protein, with the translated sequence MRKLLIISLILFGLSPLVKGQMLNLNYQMSVPLGKMNDYAGKMSFRGMDLEYHHFLNEKFSIGGMIGWNTFYKDKGKLTGDFLFKGSKDIHTITGYQYRYINTVPIMVMGRYWLTDQNTMFRPYLGLGLGTSWTELKTDLGQFTATNARWQFAFAPEIGTIIPVNDQFAFNIGAKYTYGTKSGKVEAMQNFTISVGIVFMGN
- a CDS encoding ExbD/TolR family protein, yielding MAIKRKSKINPNFNMSSMTDIFFLLLLFFMISSTLINPNALKLLLPKSTNQTSDKPVTVVSIDKNYTFYLNEKVIPFSMLERRLVEELRELEDPCISLQADKSVPLEQIVKVMNIAKDHNYRLILSTEPE
- a CDS encoding RagB/SusD family nutrient uptake outer membrane protein — encoded protein: MMKIKNIFYIISFVLLSSCNYLDVEPTGKVIPEKVTEFRAMMTSAYSKFPNYKHLLSLRADETFPFTGEYSAYDRFVDFAIWNDNSPSMTETYPWVTLYNTIFYTNSVIDDVMSSEVDTYDDTKEQIKAEALLLRAYAHFELLNLYAVPYNASTAASDKGIPISTRIDIEQDFVRATVEDVYTQILSDIEEGRGLLQVDEQPVSVKYRFSKESGLALEARVRLYRAEWDKALALAEELIPTCQLEDLNDAAATSPYDVSSKEAILALERVVSHDLATETYILPALKNQYNLEEDLRVSRYFTSNGDDLVPNKCNGDNMKVTFRSGEIYLIAAEAAAHVNGKLDLAKTRLKELVKNRLTPAYYSRKASEIDGMGQEELINEIANERARELALEGHRWYDLRRTTRPEIVKTYTNQEGKTETKTLGKDDPRYTISFPLEATTNNPNLRD
- a CDS encoding LytR/AlgR family response regulator transcription factor; the protein is MNAIIIEDEYLAAAELERLLGEVAPEITILTKLDSVSESVKWLKKNKADVIFMDIHLGDGQSFDIFEQVEITVPVIFITAYDEYALKAFKYQGIDYILKPFDKEELQQALNKLESLSPVNAPFPVASLTVYQERFLVTVGTKMKSVTVGDVAYFMADGKYLVLFTRDGQNYILDQTISGIETKLNPAQFFKINRKFIISYNSIKEMVKYSNSRIKIVLTPAPPAGIEAIVSSERIQEFKQWLNQ
- a CDS encoding MotA/TolQ/ExbB proton channel family protein — its product is MIRTFILAVQTAPANNAGMNLWDMVVMGGWLMIPIFILSVIIIYIACERFWLIHKTGLTDVPFMEKIQETLKTGNTRAALEECEKEGSPLAHTIAKGIKISNEDPQEIRQAMEDTANYEVANLERGLPTLATCAGTAPMIGFLGTVVGMVQSFYDMSMAGNSIDIGLLSRGIYTAMITTVAGLIVGIIGQLAYNFLVARVDKIVFRMEHYSSELIEYLRPKK
- a CDS encoding SusC/RagA family TonB-linked outer membrane protein, which encodes MKKSLLLIALLCPLWLFAQSESDYRTIKGVVMDSVTNETLIGATVMIDPDAAEVKNLGPKGTITDFDGKFELKVPKAVKYVVVSFVGYKNAKLDVTKTTEFKVMLQPDQEQLTEVVVTGYQQIEKRKSTSAIQTVKMDDIKSIGVASIDQLLEGQVAGMTSIPTNGAPGAPNKMRIRSTVSLTGSTDPLWVLDGMILEGNDIPANFSDKDNIDNLYNTSIAGVNPADIESITILKDAAATAIYGAKAANGVIVVTTKKGATGKMRVNASAAMFITTKPDLGKLNLMNASEKVDFELGMAGISDLTYKTDKGSVARILSEFDQLDVFRTGGFDAISLDAQKAINNLRNTGSDWGDLLYQSAVNQQYNLSLSGGSEKARYYVSAGYYNEQGTTIGTSFERFNATMKTDFDLLDNLKLGVSFFLTQSTRKSYITDLDAYTNPSQYSRTVNPYLNVKDEDGRYIYDQDIDGLNEAYIQFNILEERKNTDYSLKNLAIKPMLTLEYKPVSWLRLSTQFGMQLENSKTEKFADQDSYYVRKYRQYTEYGSYNNKKYFLPDGGIIQNWDDEMSQYQWKLQGEFNKVFNELHSVDVMAGMEMRGNKSTQIHTKGFGFDSRALTTKPLIIPESVSSANDAKFKQYQKTENENRYLSYYMTASYSYDNRYTVFGSMRFDGSNLFGVAKKYKYLPLWALSAAWNINREEFMQNADWLTNLKLRVSYGLQGNVDKNTSPYVVGTWNNTSILPGVDEPIINVTSPPNQNLRWEKTKNWNVGLDMGVLNNRISFSVDGYYRKSEDLIGTRSLPQENGFQFSTVNWAEVTNKGFEFSLSTVNVRTKDFRWVMDFNIAHNVSNVDKINVRDDSWTPSIEGHSIGALFKLNTAGLDENGLQMFWKNGEKVSYVDFYGLVDDIGWGYGTRSTLTNEEIRNLYTYAGTSEPKFTGGFINRFYYKNFDLTISSSFIIKQTMQETPFYRPAEMSPGSNYSKRAADIWSPSNPSGKYPKLVSGSMEDVESVMAYVWMNIGDSGNSFKNYDYWFKDMSYWRISSIRLGYTLPSEIAKKLHLGAARISFEARNPFVVATSYKGYFDPETWGNIYTQPLPKTFSCGIDLTF